The sequence below is a genomic window from Terriglobales bacterium.
CGACGCCATCGAGTTCGCCCACACCGAGATCAGGAAGATTGTCGCCGCCATCCGGCAGCTCGCCCAGCTCGGCGGCAAGCCCAAGCGCGAAGTCCCGCCCGTCGAGTTCGACCAGACCTACTTCAACGGTCTGCGCGCCCAGATCGGCGGCCGCCTGCTCGACGCCCTCGACACCGCGAAGCACCCCAAGGCCGAGAGTTCGGCCCTGGTGAAGGCCATCAAGAAAGAACTCCAGGCCGCCATCCCCGAAGAGGACGAAGACGCGCGCAAGAAGCTCTCCCACTACTTCGAGCTGCTGCGCGAAACGCTCTTCCGCGAGCAGGTCATCAAGAATCATCGCCGTCCCGACGGCCGCGCTTTCGACCAGGTGCGCGACATCTGGATTGAAGTGGGCATGCTGCCGCGCCCGCACGGCTCGGCCTATTTCACCCGCGGCGAGACCCAGGCGCTGGTCACCACCACGCTGGGCACCGCCGAAGACATGCAGCGCCTGGAGGCCTTCGAAGGCGAGGCCAAGAAGCGCTTCATGCTTCACTACAACTTCCCGCCCTTCTCGGTTGGCGAAGTGGCCTTTATGCGCGGCGCCGGACGCCGCGAGATCGGCCACGGCGCTCTCGCCGAGCGCGCCATCGCCGCCGTGCTTCCCACCGAGGAAGCCTGGCCGTACACCATGCGCGTGGTCTCCGACATCCTGGAGTCGAACGGCTCATCCTCCATGGCAACCGTGTGCGGGGCCTCGCTCTCGTTGATGGACGCCGGCGTTCCCCTGAAGGCGCCGGTCGCGGGCGTGGCCATGGGCCTGGTCAAGGAAGGCGACCAGACCGTCGTCCTCACCGACATCGCCGGCGCCGAAGACCACTACGGCGACATGGACTTCAAGGTCGCAGGCACGCGCGACGGCATTACCGCTCTGCAAATGGACATCAAGGTGGCCGGCATCACCGCCGCCGTGATGAAGCAGGCGCTCGAGCAGGCCAGACGCGGGCGGCTCCACATCCTCGACAAGATGGCCGAGGTCATGCCCGAACCGCGCGCCAAGATTTCGCCCTACGCCCCCCGCATCTACACGCTCCAGATTCCGACCGACAAGATTCGCGACCTCATCGGGCCGGGCGGCAAGGTCATCCGCGGCATCATTGACGCAACCGGCGTCAAGATTGACGTGGACGACTCCGGCCGCGTCAACGTTGCTTCCAACGACGAGGCGTCGGCCGAGCGCGCCCTGCAGATGATCGGCGACATCACCGCCACGCCCGAGGTCAACAAGACCTATCTGGGCAAGGTGGTGCGGCTCGCCGACTTCGGCGCCTTCGTGGAAATCTTCCCCGGCACCGACGGCCTGCTGCACATCAGCGAAGTCGCCGAACACCGCATCAAGGACGTTCGTGACGAGCTGAAAGAAGGCGACCAGATTCTGGTCAAGGTCCTCAGCATCGAAGGCAACCGCATCCGTCTTTCCCGCAAGGCGATCCTGAAAGAACAGCGCGCCAAGATGGGAACCCCCGCGGGCGGCGGCGAAGGCATGCAGGAAGCGCCCGCGCCGGTCACCTTCGAGGGCGGCGGCGACTTCGACGAGAACGAGCCCAACTTCAACCGCGACGAGGCCGCCGAAGTGCCTCGCCATCACGATCGCGGACCCGGCGGCGGCGACCGCGGCGGACGCGGCGGCCGCGGCGGGCGCGGTCGCCACGGCGGCGGACGCGGCAACGGCCGCGGCGGCTTCCGCGGCGGAAGACGGTAAGGACCGTTTCCCGTTTCTCGCTTCCCCTTTTCACGAAACTGCAAGTGCGGAGGGCGCTGAGAGATCAGCGCCCCTTTTCCTGCACGCTGTAGCGACGGGCGCCCCCGCCCGTCGGCAATGGCCACAAACCGTTTCCCGTTTCTCGTTTTCCCGTTTCACGAAACTGCAAGTGCGAAGGGCGCTGAGAGATCAGCGCCCTTTTTCCTGCACGCTGTAGCGACGGGCGCCCCCGCCCGTCGGCAATGGCCACAAACCGTTTCCCGTTTCTCGCTTCCCGTTTCACGAAACTGCAAGTGCGAAGGGCGCTGAGAGATCAGGGCCCTTTTTCCTGCACGCTGTAGCGACGGGCGCCTCGCCCGTCGGCACGTCACCCCGGCGGTGTGGACACAGGCGGCCTCGCCCGCCCCAGGCCCAAAAGTAGAACTCATATGCTCTCCCTTTGACGGATGATGACGCTTGTGTGCCCCCCCATTTATCTCGTAGCATCGCCCGCGCCTGGGCCCAGCAAATTGCGCTTGATGGGAGCACGACATGTCCCTGCAACTCAGCCGAAAGTTTCTTGTGGCCGTATTCATCTCTGCCGTAACGCTCAACGCCTCCGGCAAGGATCTTTCCCCGGCTCCCACTCCGCACGAGTCCATCGCACCCTATTGGACGGTTGAGCCCGGCTGGGACACCGAACTCCAGATCAAGAACAACATGGTCGCAGCCAGCCTGACCGTCACGCCGGTTCTGCGGCTGAACACTGGCGCTGAATACCCTCTCGATCCGGTCACGATCGCGCCGTCAGACGTTACCTCCATTCACGTCTCCGATGCTTTGAGCAAGAAAGCTCCCGATTTGGTGAACCAGGTCGGCGCGTACGGTTCGGTCGTGTTCCGCTATGTGTCGTCAAACGTTCGCAACTTGTACGCCGTCGCGATGATTCACATGACCGGGCAGCCCATTGGCTTTCACATTGACGCGTATGCCGCGGCGACCGGATGGGAGGTTGGCAGCCGTGAGGGCATCTGGTGGCTGCCGCGGGAAACGGCGAAGGATTTTCTGATCGTTACCAACGAATCGGACAAGCCGGTGCCTGTAAGGCTCTCGGTCTTTGACGCGCAGGGCGCCGAGTCGAAGAATCCCCTTATGCTGGCCCCAGGCCAAACGCAGCGCTTCGTGGTCCGCGACCTGCTGCGGCAGGCGGGCTTGCAAGGCACGTACGGCGGCATCAAAATTGATGCAGCCGCTAAGGCGGGCAGCATTGACACCGTGCACTTCAGCTACGACGAAACCGTCGGCTTCGCA
It includes:
- the pnp gene encoding polyribonucleotide nucleotidyltransferase, producing the protein MTQPTPHQLTVELSGGKSISFETGKLAKQAGGSAVVRIADSVVLGAATANQEPREGIDFFPLTVDYREYTYAGGRIPGGFIKREGRPSEREILTSRQIDRPVRPLFPEGFRCETQVICLVLSADTENDPDVVAINAASAALAVSDIPFLGPVGAVRIGLVNGQFVVNPTYAERREGLLNIMVVGTADGIVMIESGANGVSEETVLDAIEFAHTEIRKIVAAIRQLAQLGGKPKREVPPVEFDQTYFNGLRAQIGGRLLDALDTAKHPKAESSALVKAIKKELQAAIPEEDEDARKKLSHYFELLRETLFREQVIKNHRRPDGRAFDQVRDIWIEVGMLPRPHGSAYFTRGETQALVTTTLGTAEDMQRLEAFEGEAKKRFMLHYNFPPFSVGEVAFMRGAGRREIGHGALAERAIAAVLPTEEAWPYTMRVVSDILESNGSSSMATVCGASLSLMDAGVPLKAPVAGVAMGLVKEGDQTVVLTDIAGAEDHYGDMDFKVAGTRDGITALQMDIKVAGITAAVMKQALEQARRGRLHILDKMAEVMPEPRAKISPYAPRIYTLQIPTDKIRDLIGPGGKVIRGIIDATGVKIDVDDSGRVNVASNDEASAERALQMIGDITATPEVNKTYLGKVVRLADFGAFVEIFPGTDGLLHISEVAEHRIKDVRDELKEGDQILVKVLSIEGNRIRLSRKAILKEQRAKMGTPAGGGEGMQEAPAPVTFEGGGDFDENEPNFNRDEAAEVPRHHDRGPGGGDRGGRGGRGGRGRHGGGRGNGRGGFRGGRR